In Clupea harengus chromosome 4, Ch_v2.0.2, whole genome shotgun sequence, the genomic stretch CTATGGTTAGAATCATGATCAGTCAGAAAATGAGTGGTAAAAAACGTAGGCTATAGAAATGCAaacatttaatgttttgatGATCAGAAAGGCGATCAAACCTGACAGAAATAGGACAGAAATGGACATAAGCTTTAGTGAATAACTGTACCTCTGTTGTTACAGTATGGCCTgacctctcatgtgtgtgtcgcTTTTCAAACATGTGTCtgctaaacaaataaatacatacaagtTTGAAGAATTACAATAGACAGCAAAACAGAAAtgttagtttttatttaatatgcattaTCATAAAGTCAATATTTTACAATACACCAGTAAGAATACACCagtaagaataaataaatacaaaataacacacacaattaacacaaatatttaaaagaTGAGATTGTGTATAAAAACAgttgagagaagaaaaacaatacatCCATATGCTTGTGTCTTTATCAATCTTCTAGACAATTGCAATCGTGATAACAGTAGGCCTTAATAATAATATGGTTTAATAATAGACATGAACATTCTTACCTTGTTgagcttttcttttcctcttccttctatGATATATAAATCCCACAGCCCCACATGTAGCAGCTAGGACTGCAACACCAACTATGATACCAGCTACAATGGCAACAGTGTTTTGTCTTTGACCACAATCAGTGTCATAAGATGATGATCCTTCTCTGAGGACAACAAATCCAATCAACTCACACCTACAGAGATCACATAAATAGTTTTTTAGATACACGAGTAAATTACTTAGTGTATAATCATTGCTAAACTTGGAACATTCCAAGTGAATGaccgtactgtgtgtgtggtctgcaggaTGTGAATGATCCATCTGAGTATGTGTTGCctacacagtcaccacacacagtatctgtggatgctgtacctgcatggacagacagaaataaaggaaaACACATCGTCCACTATGGACacatgttgatggtgatggtcaTTTTTAATTTTCAATAGAAATGATAGAAAATAGTGCAGAATAATGATTGAAAAATAATGATTTTAATTCACAACTTTCAGTGGCTAATATATTACTgtaatttgttgtgtgtgtgtgtgtgtgtgtgtgtgtgtgtgtgtgtgtgtgtgtgtgtgtgtgtgtgtgtgtgtattcgccTCCTCCTCTAActttgtcattctgtctctataGGGTAATTACAGAGGATTGTCTAACCTGTCTGGTTCACATACTGCCCTGGTGAGCACTTTGTGTGTTCCACAGctcctcggcagccatctttgattgggtcagtacagtagtgaccttccagaggctcacagagtgtgtctgaagtggagCTGCACGCCCTCTTCACTCTTAGACCTGCACCTATATTAGGATATACAGTGATTATGAAGTTGattgaaaaacatttaaattacaATCAACAGTGCAAAGAATTGACAACAATAATATACCTAGAATCCTCAAAAACTAAACTAATAAGTAAGGCAAACCAAATCTGCTGAAATATTTGACTTACTCGAGTCACAAAATGTACAAGATCGACAGGACACCAGTCCATTGGGTGCATCCGTGAAGGTAGATGACGGGCATGGAACACATGTCGTACTTTTGAACTCAGTGCAGTGTCTCCGTACATAATAACCTTTAATTAGTAAATAAATAGTTAATACGGAAATCAGACATGGGTTTATCTCATTGATGCAACATGAAGAAAGCTCTAACGAAGGAGCATGTCATGTACTATGACAcagttactactgctacttacCAGGACCACACATAGGGCAGCATTCCTGCCCTATACGATATTCAGCTCGACCACAGGCAGGAGAGATCCCAGACACGGTCAGCTGGATCATCAGAACTATAATCACCAACTTCACCATGATTTCCTCATCAACTTTGGGTACAATTGACATAAAGATGGCGTTCTCAAAGCTGTGCAACAAACTCATGTCCTATAGTTTCACCAATGCATCTGTCAAACCAATGGAGAGACCATTTATTGAATTACCCTCTCAATTTTCTATTTGTGCTTTTATATTGTCAGGGTCTTTACATAACTGTAATACCAATTCCTACAAATGCATAAGTGTCAGATTGGTACAAGTTAGAATGTGTCATATGGAATTGTCATAAAAATCAGCTTCATTGGCCAGGTATGTTACCTACAAAGAAATCGGGCTCTGGTCATTGATGGCCCTTATATAATAACAATGTACAGACACTATACCATATACAGGTTAggtacatattacatacaggtaatataaaaagaaacaagCATTATCCTGTACATAAAGTGTAAGTGTGAACAGTAGACAATAGGATGCATTTGTATGATATATAGGCAAAGGGGTACTGTATGGTTTGTATGCCACAAAATTTAgtattttcatttaaatatttaatgtgTCATATTTTTCAATTTAAAGTCCCATTTATACTAATAAATATAGTTCTAAATTAAGTTTGGGGTTTTCTGTTCTCATTATGTTGTTTCCCTATGAGCCAAGGTTGTAACAAGATCTATGACCAAGACAGTGACTGGTTGCTGACATGAGACCCATGTGTATTTCAGGTGTCAGGTCACTAAACAAAAACTCACAGCGGAATTCTGCCCTTCCAACTCATCTTTCTTGACAAACCATCTTTGTTTTCTCTGACTAATAGATACATCTCATAGCTTTTGCTGTAGTTGCAACAAGGAATCAGGACTAACCAGGAGATGTTTGAAAGACAGATTTGCCTTTGCCTTTTAAATATCAGTTTACCATCCATTTCTGCCCCGGTGTCTCACTCTGACTCCACCTTCCCACTCTAATAAACAGCTGGGACAAGTTGGTGGTTAATTACCATTAATCATTTCACTATTCACTCCAAAATGGAATGTGAAAGTATTGCAagggaagacaaaaaaagaatccCCCTAATACAGACGAACTTTCTTGGATTAGGGTTTATATTATTGGTTTCAAGTACGAAAGATAAAGACTTACATAATAGACCACTTGCTGGGTCGCTACTTCACAGTAGGCAACAACGTCTGAGTGTAAGGTCGTCAAAAGGTGATGAGATTAAACGATCTGTCACTGAACGAAACATTTGATCCACTAATAAACTCAGATTAGTTGCCCGATCATGGTTAGACGTCAAGTTAGTCACGAGAACAGGCACGCCGGTAGAATTGCAATGATCATCTGAGAACACTGCCAGCGAAATACGCTTACCGATGGAGAATTGAATCTAATAACGAGAATGATTACGTCAATTTCCGTGATATTTATCCACATGACACATGACATGGCATTTTCTAAGTGCCTGGTCATACTAGGGGGCAGTTTCGACATAAAGGTCATCACAAATGTTTCCGTGACTCTATGACTTGGTCATGGGAGTTCCCCTTCCTTGCTCTTGATGCTGTGCAATCATTATACTACCTAGTGTCCCTGTGGATTGTGTGGTAAATccgtattgtttttttttccgtattgtttgttttttttctcgaaGGGGGTATATGCTAATCCcagctgcactgctgactccgttgacgggctagttaaaaaaccaaaataatctaatttaggcagctttgccgccttctcctgttcttttttctcttgcccttttctacttccactcttgtgcttaaacaATAACAATGTTAATGAGAGTAAGAGAATCTGTCAGGCAGCTGAAAGGAATCGGAGGAAAACTAGGCTCACAGTTCACTTCAATATATACAAAGAGTCAATACCTGCCTATAACAAGGCAATACGTATGGCAAGAAAGGATTACTTTTCCAAGGTTATTACAGAGAATGCTGGAAATTGTAGAATATTATTCTCCACTATCGACCAGCTACTGTAACGTTTTCAGGTAGACACAATAGGAACCCAAAAgcacgacagacacagaaagtagTTTTGCGTTTCTTTACTTggttataacacaacagagtcaAACCCTGGTCATCAGCCCAGTGTCTCAGTAATACGACAGGGAAGCAGGCAGAGTAATCCGGGGTACAGGCAGGCAGagtcaaaaccgggagatccgtccgtatagcaaaccatccgacaaggagcaggcagggtaATCCGTAATCggtagacaggcaggcagggtcgaaaccgggagatccgtccgtacagcaaaccatccgacaaggagcaggcagggtaATCCGTAATCggtagacaggcaggcagggtcagAACCGGGAGAACAGATAATACAGGCAGACAAGTCAGACGAGGGGCAGGCAGAGAAAACGGAATCCGCGGTACAGTCCAAGGTCTAAACACAGGGTAATCAGGCTTATGGTTAACGTACAAATCGCGGGAGagcttggcaaaacacacaagacaatctggcaAAGAACAGATGATAGCGGGCaggtataaatacacagcacctaatgcggagatgagctgcaggtgcagaGATGGGCGGAGATTAACAGGTGATAGAGATGAGGAGATTGCCGAGTGGGCGTAGCCGGATCTGTAATGACAGGAGAtgataacacatgcacacaacccagatgaaaacaaactagaattcaggggaattcgtgacagctactccacactgcccctacTCCTCCGCAGTCCTCCGCATCAAAATGTGAAGAACTGGCACTGTTCTTCAATAACAAGATAACTTCAATTAGAGCCAGTATTATTTCTGATGTAAACGCAGATGGCCtcagaaaacactgtaaaaaagaTGCAACCATGGGAAATTTCACATGCATCACATTGGTGGATCTTTGTAAGACTGTCACTGAGTGAAATTCCTCCACCTCATGTATTGACCCTGtacctacagcattttttaagcGGGTCTTCGACAGTGTTTCAAGTCATGTCCtgaagattataaatacatctcttcaaactggcatcttcccagatgccttcaaaacagctgttgtaaaacccttactaaaaaaaaacaacctagaTGGTAATGCACTGATCAACTATAGGCCGATTtccaatcttccattcattagtaaagtacttgaaaagatagtttcagcttaagtctttttaccactgtggcattgaaagtgtcctcacatactgtatcactgcatggtacgtcaactgcacagacaaggacaggaaatcactcagtcaggtcataaggtctgcTGAGAAAATTATTGGActtccactgcctcccctggacgacatctttaggacacgctgcctccgccgggcatgtggcattttgaaggatgagatTCACCctgcaaaccatctcttcaccctgctaccctctggcaggcgctaccgggccactacagcccgcacctccagactgcagaacagtttcatccccagggccatcacataACTAAATAACCACACAACCCTCCTacgtctattctattctattctaatctGTCGAGTTGAGTCACATAACATTCAATCTACTGCAAAGTATGAGTAACATCCATAATGCAATAATATACCTTTCCAAAAGTTAAGTTGACAGGGTTCTGTTGATCATGTTCTCGCCCTTGTCCGATGtgtaacaaaaacagaaaatgttACACGTAAATGACCCAAAACCTGGTCTAGATTCTACTACTATATGCATAAACCTGTAACAGAGACGAAATAACTGTTTACGACAGTAAtattaaaatactgtaatgtaaCAGCGAGGTTACTGATATTGTCCTGCCACTACCTTTTTTTAACCGGTATGGTCCAGCAGTCGTCCCAAGTTCCACACAAGACCAGCACTCAAAGTTGGAGTAGCTACCAATATAACTTGTTTATTATTTAACCTGACATAATTCATAAAATACCAGATCGAGCTCAATTAGCAGGAATTCGGGTCCGTAATTAGAATTATTGCACAAGTCACTTCGTCTTAACCACACACAGAGTATTGCACACACCCAAAGGCCCAATAGGGGAATTATAAATAAGCACGCATTTGCTAAAACTCTTAAATAGACACGGCAAACAAAGTTCATGAAAAATTGGCTAACTTCCCTCCGTCACAGGCTGTGTTTCACTTGCCTCAGCTACTTGACCTCTGCTGCGGtgtgggctctctctctctctctctgtagtgaaTTTTCTTTTCTGGTCACATTTTTCATAATTTTGCCTACTTTAATTTCATTTGATAGTGTAATTTGATTTCACTCCCTTATGCTCGTTACTTGTTTCACGTAACCTGAATACAAGTTTTTAGGCCTGCCTCATACATATTGCATGCCTTTCATTCAAGTGCAAGCTGAAATGTATGGTGCactcaggggcggagatcccatttcattgtagggggggacaatacatggtcaaatttcagagtgtaattccggggggggggacatgaaaaaattgctttcacgagagctagcataaactgctaaataccgaattctcttatcacatttacaaacagaaattcgaagtcattttagaattatctaaacagcattaaatgttctaacacgaaatatctattcacagacaaataaagtccaaagttcaagagaacttgatgctcaaaataagttataaaacagctcaacagggaatcgaacttgcaaccttttgattacaatacgcagaggtgtaaaaagtactgaaatgttgtactcaagtaaaagtacaattactttgatgaaattttacttaagtacaagtaaaattacccatctaaaaatctactcaagtaaaagtaaaaagtagttcatttaaaatgtactttaagtaaaagttacttagttactttcaacaacttgatgggggccgctcctatatagtgcaaaaaaggacaaggggtcataaatccaatacaaaaactagttattttttattaaaggagaatctttagaaatataagtgcaatgacattaaacatgtcaaacattaaacatgtcaacacaacatttaagaacttttgggaggacatgtcaagacatgacagctaaaataaaaagttaaaataccgctgccccacttaaactttggttactttacttgtgtccacctttagagcattagtctacaaacttcttgttgagtttgagcagcagctgaatttcaagatgagtagagttcatccgggctagctttgcattgaacagcaatccagcacagctgaagagtcgctcgcaggcggccgaggcaggtaggccagtattgagtttcagggacagttttttgatattctgaaaggcgttcagcagatccatattgactgagacaatggctaggtacccttctaactcccctgtaccttctgaccttctggacttcattgaggaaaatattgtccaacttgctccagcctccaacatccggtcaaggtgttgtctgacatagactagacctgtagaatgacaaacaacatttctgacaattaagtattgagctgccatcaagagtgcatcataacacagaaatagctataaatagctacttgagatgacagacctacagtatacagaattatagcattattttctatttctacatgcatcacaattcataatcctcaattcttgctaaccgggacccctaaacatgaacatgaaagacgtgcacgttgcaaagccaccacttatcgttatcaatatctgactaaacatcgtgataaattgcagataacgacatacacattgacttgtccaactgtctgaaaacgatggtgtgcgcatttacattgttctgtttcaaggcatgggaggcagccaaatgattagcctaatatcagtttatgtggtgtatttcattgctgatgactgatctgcagtttttaacacaatatgagagactgaacataataattctatgacctgaaacgaatggaagacaggaatggtattattagtctattggatgaccactgtcgacgttagcatactcaggtcggttgcaagtgctagccaaaattaggctactacctattttgcttaatggagcaaagctaactaaatgacaaaaacactgtctgaactactaatggaaagggacaaatactgtacttaccaacacatgcttgcgcaaatttgaagatgaatttgtataagcagaaagttctgactggcggattaggcacagtttacacagcatatagctgttgcctcttttacgttggaaggcaaactgcttgctgagatgtggccacgggttttcttcatcttctttaatttcaactggcggaaagttcggtgcttcagcttgttggtggtccgcagcttgttggtagtccgcactatcatcttcctccatatctatctctcgtgactcggcaccatACCGGCGCCTTGCATGACTCCATCATatactctatgcagcatccaccattgcagtgagaattgtggtgcgcgattcccgccttgaactatgtttatttttttactcagtaacggatgtaatttccaatgtagcgaagtacaatacttcagtcaaaatctacttaagtaaaagtaaaattaccgatttcaaaaactacttaaaaattacaaagtacacaaaaaactactcaattacagtaacttgagtaaaagtaattcgttactttacacctctgacaatacgacttctctacctcctacaccactgtcactccatattactataccagcatagttcatggacccgagaaaaagatgacattaatttaacttcagataatttaacaaatctggagaggcactgagatgtagacctacgtttattaactagcatgaacctgccctgacaggacattgtcctagacttagctagctatcttaactgtgttaattaccggcatgcgtgtgttatcggcaaacgttcacgttgtcatgccaatccatgaatacgcttatgtatacttgtgcatatcgattggaacttcgtaaatggagtttagaaaaaaacttcttctttacgtgttcttactgcgttcgagaatgaggtaaatctctttacatatcgtgtatcatagcgacagcgacaggggacagaggaggaaacagtctgacaatctgaccgtgtaggctactgggctgattaactgaaacacggagctgccggtagccctgcccgttggaaacagcatgtgaaccaaaccactttgaggaatagggggaacatgatttttcaacacttaaaaacacattttttttacgtctataattagcaccgcttgtgtcgtcgtatttttataaaaaaaaaaaatctaatttttttttttttttttttagttttcaatgattgttgggggggacaactttatggtcccccccgggatctccgcctatgggtgCACTCTTGTCGCAGCATTTTTGTATTAGCCTGCTAGatggccactagatggcgccaGCAACTCATGAGATGTCgacctttctttttttatcagacaTCGGATCAATGTGGGCGTGGCTCATTAGGGACTAATGCCATTTGAGATATCAATAAGAAATTCGTTTTTACCTCCAGAATGCTTGTTATTTTTACTATAATCAATTATCATTAATATTGCTGTGTGCATTACGCACTAATTGAGATTTTGAGATCAGGAGATATTAAAAaagacacagaacagaacatcacCTTATAAATAACTTTATTAAATATTGTTGCACACAGATATATTATACAGTTGACAGAGGTAAAAAATGTNNNNNNNNNNNNNNNNNNNNNNNNNNNNNNNNNNNNNNNNNNNNNNNNNNNNNNNNNNNNNNNNNNNNNNNNNNNNNNNNNNNNNNNNNNNNNNNNNNNNNNNNNNNNNNNNNNNNNNNNNNNNNNNNNNNNNNNNNNNNNNNNNNNNNNNNNNNNNNNNNNNNNNNNNNNNNNNNNNNNNNNNNNNNNNNNNNNNNNNNNNNNNNNNNNNNNNNNNNNNNNNNNNNNNNNNNNNNNNNNNNNNNNNNNNNNNNNNNNNNNNNNNNNNNNNNNNNNNNNNNNNNNNNNNNNNNNNNNNNNNNNNNNNNNNNNNNNNNNNNNNNNNNNNNNNNNNNNNNNNNNNNNNNNNNNNNNNNNNNNNNNNNNNNNNNNNNNNNNNNNNNNNNNNNNNNNNNNNNNNNNNNNNNNNNNNNNNNNNNNNNNNNNNNNNNNNNNNNNNNNNNNNNNNNNNNNNNNNNNNNNNNNNNNNNNNNNNNNNNNNNNNNNNNNNNNNNNNNNNNCTCTTACAGATTTAAAATCTCATTTCAAGCAATTCCATCTGCAGGGTTTTTGGCTGCGTAGTCCACAATGGCAGGTGTAACCTGTGTTTAGAGTTATATTTGTTAATGTTATACAGCGTGAGGTAACGGCTGTCTTCAACCGATAAATATTTAATGATACAATGAGTGTAGTGCATGCTTCTTCCTTTTTTGGAGATGGACATGTTGTAGGTCAGGGCAGGACTGGTTTTAGAGCCGTTTATGTTCGCAGCATGTCTTCTAGCTTTTAGCCCGATAGTAGTTTGAGTCGTGCCGCCTGTCCATGCGCATTGATGCATAATTCAGTGAAATCGTTACTCTCTTTTAATAAGCTTTTTATTGCATACCAGCGGTACGCAGCGATGCAGTGCTTGGCTTGTCCATCCAAGTTAGTAAATATTGGTGTAGTCCATAGGTCTCGGTCTGAGGGATTCTTGGGAGGGGGTTTCTGGAGTGTTCCATCTCTGTGCAGTCACTAGGCATCTGGTTCAGTGGGGTGTTCCTCAGAAAAAGGTTGGGTGTGAAAAAGGATATGTTATGTTAAGTTACGTCTGAGTTATTATGTGAGAACTGTTTTTCGTGCGTctgtatacagtacatgcaaatgtgtgtgtgtatacatgtaaagtatgagtctctctctctctctctctctctctctctctctctgtgtgtgtgtgtgtgtatgtgcagtctCTCTTAGGAACACATAGGTTAAACTGGTCTGGTATAGCTCCAGGGTTACATgcaaacagccacacattcctctctctcactctgccaacCGTTGTCcagacctccctccctctctccctccctcccttcctccctctctctctccctccctcccttcctccttctgtacctccctctctccctccctctctccctccctctctctctctctctctcgggctcATATCAgaccctcacctcacctcaccccggCCCCTGCACCTAACCCAGCCTAGAGCGCTGCCAGTGATCAGGGTCCAGGTTGCACTCGGGTTTTAAACTGTTTGACATCCGCTGCCACTTTACTGCAATGGGAAGCTGTGCCTAGAGATGAGCCAGTGATTCTGTCTGAGGAGATACAGAGCAGCCATACTTGGCTATTGAAGGcatattttgtgttgtttgaaCTTGTTTCCATTGCACATGGATTTTAAATGGAAATTACAAAATGATTATGAGGTTAAATAGtcgttgttgttattgttgtttttgaacaATGAAGAAACTAAGTTTTCTtttcatacacgcacacactcacagaggaacTCTGTCAGTGCCTGAGTACTTCCTGTCCTTATCTGCATCTAGAAGAACTACACCTTTCTTGAACGacaatatatatgcatatacagaGGTTTGACAGTGATGTGTCAACCCACCACATGAAGGCGTGGTGATAAAGTGCTTTACTAATGC encodes the following:
- the LOC116220365 gene encoding tumor necrosis factor receptor superfamily member 14-like isoform X1 translates to MSLLHSFENAIFMSIVPKVDEEIMVKLVIIVLMIQLTVSGISPACGRAEYRIGQECCPMCGPGYYVRRHCTEFKSTTCVPCPSSTFTDAPNGLVSCRSCTFCDSSAGLRVKRACSSTSDTLCEPLEGHYCTDPIKDGCRGAVEHTKCSPGQYVNQTGTASTDTVCGDCVGNTYSDGSFTSCRPHTQCELIGFVVLREGSSSYDTDCGQRQNTVAIVAGIIVGVAVLAATCGAVGFIYHRRKRKRKAQQADTCLKSDTHMRGQAIL
- the LOC116220365 gene encoding tumor necrosis factor receptor superfamily member 14-like isoform X2; its protein translation is MSLLHSFENAIFMSIVPKVDEEIMVKLVIIVLMIQLTVSGISPACGRAEYRIGQECCPMCGPGYYVRRHCTEFKSTTCVPCPSSTFTDAPNGLVSCRSCTFCDSSAGLRVKRACSSTSDTLCEPLEGHYCTDPIKDGCRGAVEHTKCSPGQYVNQTGTASTDTVCGDCVGNTYSDGSFTSCRPHTQCELIGFVVLREGSSSYDTDCGQRQNTVAIVAGIIVGVAVLAATCGAVGFIYHRRKRKRKAQQDTCLKSDTHMRGQAIL